The following proteins are encoded in a genomic region of Phaeodactylum tricornutum CCAP 1055/1 PHATR_bd_26x34 genomic scaffold, whole genome shotgun sequence:
- a CDS encoding predicted protein, producing the protein MGLFGESYFLFSIGTLQPFWNIVYPECFTSSSDDHETADASVCRPRLRQSLTYSIVLDVISGMLVIGYAANVIGRRKGSILTASLMSGASIALTLLSYTALSSPNLFRCMSCVLFVFGVGVGGEYPLSASSASEKAMVSSSSQRRLLTPRQQERGRSESTMDGLYTVMEDDNDIRHHTHAEEIDSIKSPLPTSSPNRGRQVQLVFTMQGVGIFCNSLIITTLIIVFDQTGDAIRDTNNYDDDAGISYSYNHNALLSIWRWTYILGAVVLTCAWLSRIRHLPESTVWKQDKDHLEELARDALRQHHQQQMVSAITGYSKSSPAAQSQLYTTLSPSKSEISVATSVSSLSVPSLLANDSLSIRDAPSIDTERNLRATSTALFLRNYGVRLFGAKLILIALTGPDTTVLEFALAATLNAAVALLGYFGAAILLDVVGRRKLQQFGFLLTGTLFVACGFLYEQLSSTMLIALYLGSSLFARHFWYRPKFSRRPNAPCATELPPLQENAAPCLQPFSFTTSAT; encoded by the exons ATGGGTTTGTTCGGTGAGTCCTATTTCCTCTTCAGCATCGGAACGTTGCAGCCTTTTTGGAACATTGTGTACCCGGAATGCTTcaccagcagcagcgacGACCACGAGACCGCCGACGCGAGTGTCTGTCGACCGCGGCTGCGGCAATCCTTAACGTACTCTATCGTCCTCGATGTGATCTCGGGTATGCTAGTGATTGGCTATGCCGCTAATGTGATAGGACGTCGGAAAGGTTCCATTCTCACGGCATCTCTCATGAGCGGCGCCTCCATTGCGTTGACGCTTCTTTCTTACACGGCACTCTCGTCGCCAAACTTGTTTCGATGCATGAGCTGCGTGCTGTTTGTTTTTGGGGTTGGCGTCGGTGGCGAGTATCCCCTGTCCGCCTCCTCGGCTTCGGAAAAGGCCATGGTTTCCTCGTCTTCCCAGCGCCGACTACTAACACCCAGACAACAAGAGCGCGGCAGATCGGAATCTACCATGGATGGATTGTATACCGTcatggaagacgacaacgatatACGCCATCATACGCACGCAGAGGAAATTGACAGCATCAAGTCCCCTCTGCCAACGTCCTCTCCCAACCGTGGACGGCAGGTCCAACTCGTGTTTACCATGCAGGGGGTGGGGATCTTTTGCAACTCACTTATAATCACTACACTTATCATCGTCTTTGACCAAACGGGTGACGCTATCCGCGACACAAATAACTATGACGATGATGCCGGCATCTCCTACAGCTACAATCACAATGCACTCCTCAGCATTTGGCGGTGGACATATATCCTTGGTGCTGTCGTGCTTACTTGTGCATGGCTGTCCCGAATACGACACCTTCCCGAATCGACCGTCTGGAAACAAGACAAGGATCACCTTGAAGAATTGGCTCGCGACGCTCTTCGGCAGCATCACCAGCAGCAGATGGTAAGCGCTATCACCGGATACAGTAAGAGCTCTCCAGCGGCACAATCACAGCTGTATACAACGCTGTCGCCCTCCAAATCCGAAATTTCAGTTGCCACATCAGTTTCGTCTCTTTCGGTACCGTCCTTGCTGGCTAACGATTCCTTATCGATCCGCGATGCTCCCTCTATCGATACCGAACGTAATTTACGAGCGACTTCGACCGCCCTTTTTTTGCGCAACTATGGCGTCCGCCTGTTTGGAGCAA AGCTCATTTTGATCGCTCTGACAGGACCCGACACAACCGTGCTAGAGTTTGCATTGGCGGCCACCCTAAACGCGGCTGTGGCCTTGCTCGGGTACTTTGGTGCCGCGATTTTGTTGGATGTGGTTGGACGAAGGAAACTTCAGCAGTTCGGATTCTTACTCACAGGAACTTTGTTTGTGGCCTGTGGATTCTTGTACGAACAGCTATCGTCCACCATGTTGATTGCATTGTACTTGGGATCATCGCTTTTCGCACGACATTTTTGGTACCGGCCGAAATTTTCCCGACGTCCCAACGCACCATGTGCCACGGAATTGCCGCCGCTTCAGGAAAATGCGGCGCCCTGCTTGCAGCCGTTCTCTTTCACTACGTCGGCGACGTAA